In the genome of Longimicrobiales bacterium, one region contains:
- a CDS encoding heme-binding protein, which produces MKLLTIHRTLALAASLIAVLGTRPAEAQLTMAQAQQAVDAAEAEARENGWNLTIYVADAEGVPMYLRRMDEANPRTTDIVRMKVVAVLETGGTSGAYGQGLAAGTQDSIPGAIHYEGGIPIIMNGEIVGAMAASGARGSEDAQVVRVGLAAIGAEPAG; this is translated from the coding sequence ATGAAGTTGCTTACGATTCACCGCACGCTGGCGCTCGCCGCGTCCTTGATCGCCGTTCTCGGAACCCGCCCCGCAGAGGCGCAGCTGACCATGGCGCAGGCCCAGCAAGCCGTCGACGCTGCCGAGGCCGAAGCCCGAGAAAACGGCTGGAATCTCACGATCTATGTGGCCGACGCCGAGGGCGTCCCGATGTACCTTCGCCGCATGGACGAGGCGAACCCCCGAACCACGGACATCGTTCGGATGAAGGTGGTCGCCGTGCTCGAAACGGGCGGGACGTCGGGCGCGTACGGGCAGGGTCTGGCCGCGGGCACTCAGGACTCGATTCCAGGTGCGATCCACTACGAAGGCGGGATCCCGATCATTATGAACGGAGAAATCGTCGGAGCGATGGCCGCGAGCGGAGCGCGGGGATCCGAGGACGCGCAGGTAGTTCGGGTCGGGCTGGCGGCGATTGGGGCCGAGCCAGCCGGCTGA
- a CDS encoding FAD-dependent oxidoreductase gives MAKPTRIVCLGGGWVAVYVVKSLRKAIKRGEVELTVVSRENYHTFHGFIPEMLVGRIQPQQLVTPARWVFKPAHFHNAEIESIDTVAKKIVTSRAIDGREYVLEYDHAILALGGLDDLSRFPGMAEHSLRVKTYWDCVKARSHVLSLLEMAELESDPEERRRLLTFVVVGGNFGGIEVASELANYFQVLVKNEFPRLDRKDFRVIVVHSGEEILPELGDSQPRLVKYARDYLAKNGVEFRLNTRLTAATSEEAVLNGEDRIPTRSVLSCAGSAFSPLLDSLPHEQDKRGRLLLDVHGRVLGSDSLWAAGDCAAMPHPDGGVCPTIATYAMFGGKHVGQNMLRALSGKPLKPFRFSGVGEGCSIGHRRAVAHLKGIPMWGIPGWVAWRATFMYFIPSWDRKLRILLDWILTAFSGRDIANIRMNEPFGVRKEMYEPGQDIVREGDVGQQMYVISEGEVDVVRKAVDGGEEHLATLGPGQHFGEVAVFNDKRRTATVRARSRVRLLSLGGSEAQNLSSAMAPFGERIQSLPVDKGEAS, from the coding sequence ATGGCAAAACCAACGCGTATCGTCTGCCTCGGTGGTGGATGGGTAGCAGTCTACGTCGTGAAAAGCCTGCGCAAGGCGATCAAACGGGGCGAAGTCGAGCTCACCGTCGTGAGCCGCGAGAACTACCACACCTTCCACGGATTCATCCCCGAAATGCTCGTCGGGCGAATCCAACCCCAGCAGCTCGTCACGCCCGCGCGGTGGGTCTTCAAGCCCGCACACTTCCACAACGCCGAGATTGAGTCCATCGATACGGTCGCGAAAAAGATCGTGACCAGCCGGGCCATCGATGGTCGCGAATACGTGCTGGAGTACGACCATGCGATCCTGGCTCTGGGAGGGCTGGACGATCTGTCGCGCTTTCCCGGAATGGCGGAGCACTCGCTGCGGGTCAAGACGTACTGGGACTGCGTGAAGGCTCGCAGCCACGTGCTGAGCTTGTTGGAGATGGCGGAGCTGGAATCCGACCCGGAGGAGCGCCGCCGCCTGCTCACCTTTGTGGTCGTGGGAGGGAATTTCGGCGGCATCGAGGTCGCCTCGGAATTGGCCAACTACTTCCAGGTGCTGGTGAAGAACGAGTTCCCCCGTCTCGACCGGAAGGACTTCCGCGTTATCGTCGTGCACAGTGGCGAGGAGATCCTGCCGGAGCTTGGTGACAGCCAGCCTCGTCTGGTCAAGTACGCCCGCGACTACCTGGCCAAGAACGGCGTCGAGTTCCGCCTGAACACCCGCCTCACGGCCGCGACCTCCGAAGAGGCGGTGCTCAACGGCGAGGACCGCATTCCCACCCGCAGCGTGCTCAGTTGCGCCGGTTCGGCGTTCTCACCCCTTCTCGACAGCCTCCCCCACGAGCAGGACAAGCGGGGGCGGCTACTGTTGGACGTCCATGGGCGTGTGCTCGGAAGCGACTCCCTGTGGGCTGCCGGAGACTGTGCGGCGATGCCCCATCCCGATGGTGGCGTGTGCCCGACCATCGCCACCTACGCCATGTTCGGCGGCAAGCATGTGGGCCAGAACATGCTGCGGGCTCTGAGCGGCAAACCTCTCAAGCCCTTCCGCTTCTCCGGCGTCGGTGAAGGCTGCTCCATCGGGCACCGCCGCGCTGTAGCGCACCTGAAGGGGATCCCCATGTGGGGCATTCCGGGATGGGTGGCCTGGCGGGCCACGTTCATGTACTTCATTCCCTCCTGGGACAGGAAGCTGCGGATCCTACTGGACTGGATCCTCACTGCGTTCTCCGGGAGGGACATCGCCAACATCCGCATGAACGAGCCCTTCGGCGTGCGCAAGGAGATGTACGAGCCCGGCCAGGACATCGTGCGGGAAGGCGACGTCGGCCAGCAGATGTACGTCATCTCCGAAGGAGAGGTCGACGTCGTGCGGAAAGCGGTGGACGGCGGAGAGGAGCATCTGGCGACGCTGGGGCCCGGTCAGCACTTCGGCGAGGTGGCGGTCTTCAACGACAAGCGGCGCACCGCCACGGTGCGCGCCCGCTCTCGGGTCCGACTCCTCTCCTTGGGAGGGAGCGAGGCTCAGAATCTCAGCAGCGCCATGGCTCCGTTTGGAGAGCGGATCCAGTCCCTTCCGGTGGACAAGGGAGAGGCCAGCTAG
- a CDS encoding cytochrome P450, translating into MNGSTPRASRGDSLRFNAFQMAPHLLRGVFTPRPWLTALLDNRHPDPLGVKLVGTLRRSYASDYLWLSVAGKPTLLVLDPKGIRHVLDASPDVYGPPDLKVRGMSHFQPGAVTISTGDDWKRRRAFNDDVLAVGERVHPRAAEFLAVVERHVTSLAKTGTMRLRWTDIHGAFRRITAGVVFGLDVDAESVLARLDGLMKNANRLAGQPDTKGLHAFQHEILDRMCDPAAGGLAVAACPYVEPDDPLPVAGQIPHWLFAMKDTLATNCAHALALVAVHGDVQERARAEVASADLSDTASVDGMAFVEGCLRDSQRLWPTTPIIVRRAVQDDEVEGHPVPAGSQVLIHNGFNHRNPDFMADPDAFYPEAWKQGGWDYRFNALSNGPQACAGSGIVHFLGRAVLGRLLQHHRWTLSHPTLDPGQPIPHAFDHQAMLLTGESA; encoded by the coding sequence ATGAACGGCAGCACCCCGCGGGCCAGTCGGGGGGACAGCCTTCGCTTCAACGCGTTCCAGATGGCGCCGCACCTGCTGCGTGGCGTATTCACCCCACGTCCGTGGTTGACGGCGCTGCTGGACAACCGGCACCCGGACCCCCTGGGCGTAAAGCTGGTCGGCACGCTGCGGCGGAGCTACGCGAGCGACTACCTGTGGCTCAGCGTCGCCGGCAAACCCACGCTGCTGGTCCTGGACCCGAAAGGCATACGCCACGTGCTCGATGCGTCCCCCGACGTCTACGGGCCGCCGGATCTGAAAGTCCGCGGCATGTCCCACTTCCAGCCGGGAGCCGTCACGATCTCGACGGGCGACGATTGGAAGCGGCGCAGGGCTTTCAACGATGATGTGCTTGCCGTCGGGGAGCGTGTCCACCCCCGCGCCGCTGAGTTCCTGGCGGTCGTGGAGCGCCACGTCACTTCCTTGGCCAAGACGGGCACCATGAGGCTGAGGTGGACCGACATCCACGGTGCATTCCGCCGAATCACGGCGGGCGTGGTCTTCGGCCTCGATGTCGATGCCGAGTCGGTGCTGGCGCGTCTGGACGGGCTCATGAAGAACGCCAACCGTCTCGCGGGCCAACCCGACACGAAGGGGTTGCACGCGTTCCAGCACGAGATCCTCGACCGGATGTGCGACCCGGCAGCCGGAGGGCTGGCCGTGGCCGCCTGTCCCTATGTAGAGCCCGACGACCCTCTCCCCGTGGCCGGGCAGATCCCCCACTGGCTCTTTGCCATGAAGGACACCCTGGCCACGAACTGCGCCCATGCGCTCGCCCTCGTCGCCGTCCATGGGGACGTGCAGGAGCGGGCCCGGGCCGAAGTGGCCTCCGCCGACCTGAGTGATACCGCATCGGTGGACGGGATGGCCTTTGTGGAAGGGTGCCTGCGGGACAGCCAGCGACTCTGGCCCACCACGCCAATCATCGTGCGCAGAGCCGTTCAGGACGACGAAGTGGAGGGTCACCCGGTGCCGGCGGGCTCACAGGTGCTCATCCACAACGGCTTCAATCACCGCAATCCCGACTTCATGGCCGACCCCGACGCGTTCTATCCCGAGGCGTGGAAGCAAGGCGGCTGGGACTACCGCTTCAACGCCCTGAGCAATGGTCCCCAGGCGTGTGCCGGCAGCGGCATCGTGCACTTCCTGGGCCGCGCGGTGCTCGGCAGACTGCTCCAACACCATCGTTGGACGCTGAGCCACCCCACGCTCGACCCTGGGCAGCCGATTCCCCACGCCTTCGACCACCAGGCGATGCTGCTGACGGGAGAGTCCGCCTAG